AGGTCCCACAATGTCACCTTTCCCTTCCTCTGAAGCCTTTCTTGTCGGTTCCAGAATTCTATggggttcaattttttttttcaaggaacaaaatttttttgaaaaaaataatgacatctGAAGGTGTGTAAGAATGGTTGGAAGGCTGCTGTGTTAATAATCTCTTTGACTTTTACCTGGGGTATTGGATTCCAATTTGTGCCTGACAGATCATTACCGTGGCTGTTTAAATGGTGATCAATAACACTATGTGCATTGTGCAGCCATCCACTTTAGATAAtaatggtactaattttaaAGTCTAACAACCCTGTTTGCAATTTCTGGAACAACTGcccatattttgcatttttagcaaatgttgacaaaaattataatttaagcAAAGATCTTACATTTTTCTATTGAATTGGCCCTCAATCTTTCAACAATGAAATCAGATACggtacttttaaaacaaaacaagaagtTTGAGCCATATggcctttttttttcaaaattttcactatGACatcaacatgtacatatatttaagaCTTATTGATGTTATATTAACATAtaattccattaaaaaaaatattaagttcCGTTCTAACATTTATAGTAATTACCAATAAAAActtagaaaaaaatttatttttcttcatctcTTTTAGGACTTCTTTTAAGTATATAAGTATGGAATTTATATTTAATCCAGTACATGTTTAATCTTGCAAAATGGATTGTTACAAAgttatcaaagtactgatattACTTTAGGTCCATTTTATTGGTGAGAACTTTTACTGGGCCTATTAACAGTTGAGGCTATCAAATATTAGATCACCTTTTTACATACACTGTTGATAAAAGTACTGTAAATCACAAAgagaaaatgataaataaatcaaagcgTGCACTGCCCCGTTATTGATACAGTTTTATTGTGGTTTCAGTCAGACTTTGATTCGATTCAGGATTCAGCGTATGTTGTATGGAATAAGTTGGTCAAATACTTTGTCCCAGACTTGCGTGGTTATATTTAACTGGTGGTAAACTTTGATCCTTATATATGGGTTGCTTATCAAGGGATATTGTAAGGGCTGCAACAACTTTATTTCTCAATTTGATTGTCATTAAATGTAACATTACAAAAGTATTAAGTAGACATACAAAGAGTATTTTAATTCTAATAGTACATCCTGGGTGAGACTTACTGGGTGGCAGTATTTGGAATACGAGTTCATAGTCCATGTGAATAGTAGTTAAGTGTTGAAGAAGTAAGGTATATGCACTGTTAATAATCTAGAGTTCCCTGTGGCTAGCTGCATGATCTTTATAAATCTCATAAATCTTTACTGAATGAATTTCTCTTTAATCTCAAGATGACCTACATACTGTATAGTGTACGCAAATTATTTCAATCTGGGTcttgaaaatacttttttcaatgtGAATTAATTACAAAGCTTTTCTCTGATACCACAAGACCCTTACAACAAATTAAGAAAGCTTATGGTAATTTAGGTTTGTTAAATTATTGCTGTTTAAATCAAATCCTTTTACCCTTGTATACCATGAAAGCAAAGTGGATTAATTCATGAAAAGTGACAATTCTTTATACATGCATCAATTTACCTTTAATGAATGTTTGTGATATTGTACATGTTAACCTCCAGTGGTGAAAAAGAGATAGATTTAGAACTGAAAGAGTGGAAGCATTGCACAAAGCCTTTTtcgcaaatatttttaaagcacatatatttttatatgatacaaatgTAGTAAAGGTTCCTGATTAGTACTTAACAAtataaactaaaatataaaagacttttgaaatattgtaatatcaACACATGCAATCAAAAAGTTTGCATGTAGTTACCATCAAATTGATTAAGttatattttggaaaaaaatatttgagtgcAGAGATTTTAACAATTGCCtttgttcaataaaaatagGTTAAGCTGTCAGAATTTCACATATAAGAGAAGTTAAAGCCACATTTGGAATTGCAAAGCTTCTTTTTCATATGACAACAAATTACGGATATAGCAAAGTTCAAAAAAGTCAAAATCATGCAATTTGAGGCATGCATTAGCTTGAAAGCACttgccaaaatttgtgttacaGGGATAGGGAATTTTAGGGAGTACTTGCGAGCACCCGCTGGACATGCCTCTGTTTTCATACCCATTTCATGCAACAAGCCAAGTATAGAGGCTTGTTCAGCAGAGGGAATGCTcaccaaaatttgttttactataTGAGCACTGCTCTGCTGAACATGCCTCAAGtctatcaaaaaataaacatgaaactTGCATTGTAGTATAGTGTTACTCATAgacatatcattgaaatctaaaattatgtatatattgacTTGTGTTTTCATAAAGCATTGATAGTATGTGTATGACCTATGTTGACATTTTGTAGGATGGGAAAATCAGTAAGACCGAGTTTCTTGGGAACTGTTACTACTGGCTGAAACAAGTAAGTCAGATCTAAGAATAGTCATACTTTTAATGTGAGCCAATCAGAACTGCAAATTTTGTCAATTCCAGAATCATTTTGACATTACAACTGTATTATTGAAGCTCTTCGAGagtgaaaaataatcttttgaATTTTCCCCTGTCAGATTTTGCAGCCAAATTCTGCTTTGATTGTTGTGGATGTGCAGAACGACTTTCTAGATGGTAACCTTGCCCTTCGTAACTGTCCAGCAGGTCAGGATGGACTCGGGGTCATTCCAGCCATTAACTCTGTCCTTGACACGGTGAACTTTGAACTTGTTGTGTATACCAGGGATTGGCATCCAGCAGATCACATTTCATTTGCAGAAAACAAACATATCAGACCATTCCATTCTACCAGCCAAGTAAGTCTGTGATAAGACTGTCAGTGTCCGAGGCTTGTGTATCCTCTATCCTGTAAACTAAAGTTCCACTCATTCTATTATGTCATGCAGTTTTATTTAGTACAAGCTCTTTATACTACCACAACTGAAATCTTCTCTTTATATGATGTCAATGTGTCAAGTTGGATGAATTACTAAATTTGAGGAAGATGTAAGTCTTCCTTGAGCATGAATTTAACAAGTTACACGATGATGCAAGTGTTATCATCATTAATAGAGCAGCCAATTAATGTTGTAATTTGTAGTGTGTGAAGTTCCTTTGTTAAAGTTTCACAGGAGTTGTCTTCAGCTAATATCAGTGAGATGTTTGTACTGAACTACCAAAATGGCCtaatgtaaaatattacatgtaaactgATGTCTTTATTTATTAGCTGCTAATTATTTATCAGTGATGTGGTCACAAAACACCCAGAAAATGAGTCAATCCTTTAAATGGTGATGAACAAGACCTTGACCCTTATGGATGACCTTGAATGGTGACCTTGATTGTGATTTCAGATCACACAGAGAGAAGCCAAAGTCCATGACACGGTGATATTTGAGGGACCCCCGATGACAGAGCAGAGACTATGGCCCACTCATTGTGTTCAGGGAAGCTGGGGAGCTGAAATCCATACAGATCTCAAGGTGCTCCCACTGAAGAACATTCGTAGTCTTTGCTACATCTTTGTTATGTACTCAGGGCCATAAAGAAGGTTCTTTCTTATAGATCAAGATAATATAAACTTACATGAAATGTTTTAGATTTTCTTTTGCAACAACCCTTCTATTGTAATTATTACAAATAACAGAACACATGTATTGAAACTGATACACATAACATAtgtattaaagcaatatgagctgtattatttagaattttattttgctgcaaaaacctgctagtatgataagtctgcatataactgAAGCTCTAATGATAAATaagacttgaaaaaaaacccattaatgTTTGTCTGAGGAAAGATttttcttctaaggaatatatagcagatcaatttttgacaggacgacaataattcaatttttcccAAATCAAGGCTTCTCAAcagcttttcccacaaaaatatggcaaacagaaatttttaaaacatgatattttttgtcattttagtagaaaataacattttcgtataaaaaaaaattcaacatgaaaattgcagctcatattgctttaattggATCCAATATACATAACAAAACATACCAGTATGTGTTCAGAGTTCTGGATTGTGATGGTGAAATGACACCATCAGCTCTTAGATTTAATGTAAGGTCAGTTTTAGATGATTTGAGGATAACGTTGTCATAAATAGATTGGAGGAAATGTTGTTTGCATAATTTGAAACTAAGAAATGATTGTGACAAGAAATTGTACCGATCCAGTCAAGAGATACACAAAATACTCCAACACTGTAGCTCAGTGTGGTATATtaatgtgtatattttttatgtgtttaGGTTCCAGACAATAGTGTATTTGTGGATAAAGGGAAAAACCCTAATGTGGACAGTTACTCGGCATTCTGGGATAACAACAAACATTCACAGACAGAACTCGTCCAAATCCTGTCCAAGCACAACATCACGGACGTGTATCTGTGTGGGGTGGCCTACGATGTGTGTGTGGGTGAGTACTATACAATGGAGGCTtgaaattgttacatgtatactgaaactTATTACATGAGTTATAGAATAAGGGTTCCTCCTAATTTATTGAACTCAAAGGCAAGAAATGAATATGTTCATAGAAACTGAGATTAAATTAAACCATCTttaaaaatactgtatacagggttctTTTCGCCCCGTGTTGTTTTCGCCCTTCaacacttgcaaacggtttgcCCCGTCTTAAATTCACAGAGACACGCTTGTGTATTAAAGAGATAACTTGGAACATTGGAATTcccccagtcttaaattcgcccccTGAAAACGAGgacgaaaggggcgaaaataaaacggggggcaaatatttccctctTTACAGTAGTTCAGTcaaaaatagatacatgtattaatagtATAGATTCCATTGTATATGAAGTTAAGGTAAAATGTCTTTATCATATGAGAGTCAGGTgttgtatttcattattttattctcACGGAATAATTACCAATTATAACATCAATGAATTATAAATTGATAACAGGAAAAGTAAATATCAGTGGGATGAAGACAATAAATTTCTAATTTCGTACtaaataatttctcttttcaatgaaaaataaacccctagataattattgattttcttCAATGGGAAACTTGCTGCAATTGTCTTGTGCTGACTTAGTACTAGACAAAAAATGTCacgaaaaatgataaaataaaaataattataccaGTCCCCTTACCCCTTACAAATGAACTTTTAAAGAGGAAGGGGGAATGAATATTGTTGGAATCAAaatggttgttttttttcttttgtgtatgcttttacatttttatatccttatttttatatatattatgtaacaAAAACATATGGCAGGAATTCGTAATTTGCAGAGATATTTTCTGAGATAAGTCTCAATGACATATACATTATGTTGCATTGATGTCATATCCTATTAAGACCAAGGTCATATGATATTCCAGTTAAGCTTTTTTTCTGGCGCTTTTTGTTCCATTTGTTTTGCAATACAGTCACAACATGAATCTTGCAGATATTTCAAAAGGGTTTTTATTAG
The nucleotide sequence above comes from Magallana gigas chromosome 2, xbMagGiga1.1, whole genome shotgun sequence. Encoded proteins:
- the LOC105320961 gene encoding nicotinamidase; the encoded protein is MDSPDRDNFFDRFVDRKKIFDKQDCIQCFQRYDVDRDGYLNKREFRQLLSDIFCDGSQPYKLTEEQEKELFTLLDQDQDGKISKTEFLGNCYYWLKQILQPNSALIVVDVQNDFLDGNLALRNCPAGQDGLGVIPAINSVLDTVNFELVVYTRDWHPADHISFAENKHIRPFHSTSQITQREAKVHDTVIFEGPPMTEQRLWPTHCVQGSWGAEIHTDLKVPDNSVFVDKGKNPNVDSYSAFWDNNKHSQTELVQILSKHNITDVYLCGVAYDVCVGFTGLDAMDHGFRVVALDDACRGVDIKQIDEMKKSLQEKGAIIISTCKVKDIVEGSDRPPKLGIQTARNVALARTLVNNNKVHPT